One segment of Chionomys nivalis chromosome 1, mChiNiv1.1, whole genome shotgun sequence DNA contains the following:
- the LOC130888655 gene encoding taste receptor type 2 member 124-like, producing MEPVLHSISTTVVVPEFILGNLSNGLIMVKICIDWVNKGELSPIDQILIILAISRITLIWEVLFIWVKTQSISFITKEELKIAMFCPILSGHFNLWLATALSIFYLLRIANFSWQIFHYLKCRLKQLIVGVLLGSLAFLLASLIKTSITLEERFHQYGGNTTVNSMETEFALFSELFLFNTAMFSLTPFSLALISFLLLIFSLWKHRQKMQLNARGQGDPNTKAHTNAMKIIVSFLLLYATYILSLLTAWIAEKHQSELVQIICMITGLMYPSAHSLILILGNAKLMQTSLLILRHLGCRLKEQKIPTT from the coding sequence ATGGAACCTGTCCTGCACAGCATCTCCACTACTGTAGTAGTTCCAGAGTTCATTTTGGGGAATTTGAGCAATGGATTGATAATGGTGAAAATCTGCATTGACTGGGTCAATAAAGGAGAGCTTTCTCCAATTGATCAAATCCTCATTATCTTGGCCATTTCCAGAATTACTCTCATCTGGGAAGTACTATTTATTTGGGTTAAAACTCAATCCATTTCATTTATTAccaaagaagaattaaaaatagctatgttctgccctataCTCTCTGGCCACTTCAATCTCTGGCTTGCCACGGCCCTTAGCATCTTTTATTTACTCAGAATAGCTAATTTCTCCTGGCAGATCTTTCACTACTTGAAATGCAGACTTAAACAACTGATTGTGGGGGTACTGCTCGGAAGCTTGGCCTTCTTGCTTGCAAGTCTGATAAAAACGAGCATCACTCTTGAAGAGAGATTCCATCAATATGGAGGAAACACAACTGTGAATTCCATGGAGACAGAGTTTGCACTATTTTCCGAGCTGTTCTTATTCAACACAGCTATGTTCTCTCTAACACCATTTTCATTGGCTTTGATCTCTTTTCTCCTGTTAATCTTTTCTTTGTGGAAACATCGACAGAAAATGCAGCTCAATGCCAGAGGACAAGGAGACCCCAACACCAAGGCACACACAAATGCCATGAAAATTATagtctccttcctcctgctctaTGCTACTTACATTCTGTCCCTTCTGACAGCATGGATTGCTGAGAAACATCAGAGTGAACTGGTTCAAATTATTTGCATGATAACTGGACTCATGTATCCTTCAGCCCATTCATTAATCCTCATTCTAGGAAATGCTAAATTAATGCAGACTTCTCTTTTGATACTGAGGCATCTGGGATGTAGGCTGAAAGAACAGAAAATCCCAACTACATGA